From [Chlorobium] sp. 445, the proteins below share one genomic window:
- a CDS encoding cell division protein ZapA, whose amino-acid sequence MEPIKVRVFGEDYPLLVENRELTEAAARQVDRQMYEYRRKGIDLSTSKIAILTAISFAEKVIELEQRLEQLTSKITTLTHDILIQHSDISKH is encoded by the coding sequence ATGGAACCGATCAAGGTGCGTGTGTTTGGTGAGGACTATCCCCTTTTGGTTGAAAACCGTGAGCTTACTGAGGCAGCTGCTCGGCAAGTTGATAGGCAGATGTATGAATATCGTCGCAAAGGGATAGATCTTAGCACTTCAAAAATTGCAATTTTGACAGCAATATCCTTTGCAGAAAAAGTCATTGAGTTAGAGCAACGCTTAGAGCAGCTTACCAGTAAAATTACAACACTTACACACGATATCCTGATTCAACATTCTGATATATCTAAACATTAA
- a CDS encoding molecular chaperone DnaK yields the protein MKTSSQTDANESVQEQRLTKTYLTPEELKHFEEILLQKRAEVLRDLEIMRNAYSEDNNHEESNSSYSMHMADHGTETMDKEQHFMFIARDERYLSYIDKALERIKNGTYGICAVSGLPIPKERLEAVPHTAVRIEYKNRGK from the coding sequence GTGAAAACATCAAGTCAAACGGATGCAAATGAAAGCGTGCAAGAGCAACGCCTGACCAAAACCTATCTGACACCTGAAGAGCTTAAGCACTTCGAAGAGATTTTACTCCAAAAACGTGCAGAGGTCTTGCGTGATTTGGAAATCATGCGCAATGCTTACAGCGAAGACAATAATCACGAAGAAAGTAATTCAAGCTACTCTATGCACATGGCAGATCATGGCACGGAGACCATGGATAAGGAGCAGCACTTTATGTTTATCGCCCGTGATGAACGCTATCTGAGTTATATCGATAAAGCCTTAGAGCGCATAAAAAATGGTACCTATGGCATCTGCGCAGTCTCTGGCTTACCGATTCCGAAAGAACGCTTGGAAGCTGTACCGCATACAGCTGTGCGCATTGAGTATAAAAATCGTGGTAAATGA
- a CDS encoding twin-arginine translocase TatA/TatE family subunit: protein MFGLGGQELLLILLIILIFFGAKKLPELARGLGKGINEFKRAQAGIEEEINKVAEMPKSVDKELADKISQMSDEEKAKLAELLNTSKK from the coding sequence ATGTTTGGACTTGGCGGACAAGAGCTGCTTCTTATTTTGCTCATCATCCTCATTTTCTTCGGTGCAAAGAAATTGCCAGAACTGGCACGGGGACTGGGCAAAGGAATCAATGAGTTTAAGCGTGCGCAAGCTGGCATAGAAGAAGAAATCAACAAAGTAGCAGAGATGCCAAAAAGCGTAGACAAAGAGTTAGCAGACAAGATCAGCCAGATGAGCGACGAAGAAAAAGCAAAACTGGCTGAACTGCTCAATACTTCAAAGAAGTAG
- the rny gene encoding ribonuclease Y — MENVINISINFILLALTAVVFFVIGFFVSRYFLDRVGTTRILEAEERAAQIIQEAQREAQAQKDAKMEEVNEEWRRKKREFEQEVNIKNNKFAQAQKQAKAKEDALNRRAEQLQKREKALEEQQKELQQKMQFVEQRSAELQHLIAEQNLRLENLSGLNAEDAKAMLMDNLIAKAREDAAATLKAIHEETLANAEKIAENIVLSAIERTAPTLAIENTISAVHLQSDELKGRIIGREGRNIKAFENVTGAEIIVDDTPEVVIISCFDPIRRELAKITLQKLLVDGIIHPGTIEKAYQAAQKELDELIISTGEDAIVQLGIPNFHPDIVRLIGKMKFHTNYGQNLLKHSLEVAMLAGYMAAELKLDVKLAKRAGILHDLGKVLDSQEEPHGPAAAEFLKKYKELPIVLNAIAAHHSDVPKEHPIAELIDVANVMSGSRPGSRGAITPDGYIKRLESLEEIARSFPGVVRSYALQAGREIRVIVEGERVDDQQAHALAHDIANKIMTSVQYPGQIKVTVVRETRAVAYAR; from the coding sequence ATGGAAAACGTAATTAATATCTCCATCAATTTTATTCTCCTTGCCTTGACAGCCGTAGTCTTTTTTGTTATTGGATTTTTTGTCAGTCGCTACTTTTTAGACCGTGTTGGGACCACACGCATTCTTGAAGCGGAAGAACGCGCGGCGCAAATCATTCAAGAAGCCCAGCGTGAAGCTCAAGCGCAAAAAGATGCCAAAATGGAAGAAGTCAATGAAGAGTGGAGACGCAAGAAGCGCGAGTTTGAGCAAGAAGTGAATATCAAAAACAATAAGTTTGCGCAAGCCCAAAAGCAAGCGAAAGCTAAAGAAGACGCTTTGAACCGCCGCGCTGAACAACTTCAAAAGCGTGAGAAAGCGCTCGAGGAGCAGCAGAAAGAACTTCAACAAAAAATGCAGTTTGTCGAGCAGCGCAGCGCAGAACTTCAACACCTTATCGCTGAGCAAAACTTACGGCTCGAAAACCTTAGCGGCTTAAATGCTGAAGATGCCAAAGCCATGCTCATGGATAATCTTATTGCGAAAGCAAGAGAAGATGCCGCGGCAACCCTCAAAGCAATTCATGAGGAAACTTTAGCCAATGCCGAGAAAATCGCTGAAAATATTGTTCTCTCTGCTATTGAGCGCACTGCTCCCACACTGGCTATTGAGAACACAATCTCTGCTGTCCATCTCCAAAGTGATGAGCTTAAAGGTCGTATCATCGGGCGTGAAGGACGCAACATCAAAGCCTTTGAAAATGTGACAGGCGCAGAAATTATTGTCGATGATACTCCTGAAGTCGTTATCATTTCCTGCTTTGACCCGATTCGGCGTGAGCTTGCTAAAATTACTCTTCAAAAACTTCTTGTCGATGGCATTATTCACCCCGGCACGATTGAAAAGGCATATCAAGCAGCTCAAAAGGAACTCGATGAGCTCATTATAAGTACAGGCGAAGACGCGATTGTTCAACTTGGGATTCCAAACTTCCACCCCGATATTGTTCGGCTCATTGGCAAGATGAAGTTCCACACTAACTACGGGCAAAACTTGCTCAAACATTCGCTCGAAGTTGCCATGCTTGCAGGGTATATGGCAGCAGAACTTAAACTCGATGTCAAACTTGCCAAACGTGCCGGAATTTTGCACGACCTTGGCAAAGTGCTTGATTCACAAGAAGAGCCACACGGACCTGCCGCCGCAGAGTTTTTGAAAAAGTACAAAGAGTTGCCCATTGTGCTGAATGCGATTGCAGCACATCACAGCGATGTTCCTAAAGAGCATCCTATTGCTGAATTGATTGATGTGGCTAATGTGATGTCAGGCTCACGCCCCGGCTCACGTGGCGCGATTACGCCTGACGGCTATATCAAACGTCTTGAAAGTCTGGAAGAAATTGCGCGCAGTTTCCCAGGCGTGGTGCGCAGTTATGCACTTCAAGCTGGACGAGAAATTCGCGTCATTGTCGAGGGCGAACGCGTTGACGATCAGCAAGCCCATGCTTTGGCGCACGACATCGCTAACAAAATTATGACCTCTGTGCAGTACCCCGGTCAGATTAAAGTTACGGTCGTACGTGAGACACGTGCCGTCGCCTATGCTCGATAA